In Roseisolibacter agri, one genomic interval encodes:
- a CDS encoding porin, which produces MSNARPLPVPRGLAAAVVAVFLLCLAPARLSAQTDAPRDSQPAKRDTARTPAPRSRAWYERLSLRGYTQVRYNRLLETNPDLTCAQCDRSIGRNNGFFIRRSRIVLSGEVHPRVSVYIQPDLASEANGQLHYAQIRDAYFDLFLDSAKTLRLRVGQSKIPFGFQNLQSSSNRLPLDRDDGLNSGLPNERDLGVMGYWSPPTARHRFKVLTDSGYKGSGDYGVVGLGIFNGQTANRAEQNDGQHAVLRVSYPFQLPGGQFVEAGVQGYSGRFVIPSSQRTAGLNAPREFDDRRVAASLIVYPQPIGFQAEWNVGRGPSFSREGTPTIREEHLSGGYAMVMMRTKPGSHVLTPFARGQYYDGGKKLDTDARHHRVRELEVGAEWLPFSAFELTASYVASDRRTSDFAAPDAREQGRFLRLQAQFNY; this is translated from the coding sequence GTGTCGAACGCTCGCCCGCTTCCGGTGCCGCGCGGCCTCGCCGCCGCCGTGGTCGCCGTCTTCCTGCTCTGCCTCGCCCCGGCGCGGCTGTCGGCGCAGACCGACGCGCCGCGCGACTCGCAGCCCGCGAAGCGCGACACCGCGCGCACGCCCGCGCCGCGCAGCCGCGCGTGGTACGAGCGGCTGTCGCTGCGCGGCTACACGCAGGTGCGCTACAACCGCCTGCTCGAGACCAATCCCGACCTGACGTGCGCCCAGTGCGACCGGTCGATCGGGCGCAACAACGGCTTCTTCATCCGTCGCTCGCGCATCGTGCTCAGCGGCGAGGTGCACCCGCGCGTCTCGGTCTACATCCAGCCCGACCTCGCCTCCGAGGCGAACGGCCAGCTTCACTACGCGCAGATCCGCGACGCGTACTTCGACCTCTTCCTGGACAGCGCGAAGACGCTCCGCCTGCGCGTCGGGCAGAGCAAGATCCCGTTCGGCTTCCAGAACCTGCAGTCGAGCTCCAACCGCCTGCCGCTCGACCGCGACGACGGCCTCAATAGCGGGCTGCCGAACGAGCGCGACCTGGGCGTGATGGGCTACTGGTCGCCGCCGACGGCACGTCATCGCTTCAAGGTCCTCACCGACAGCGGCTACAAGGGCTCGGGCGACTACGGCGTCGTCGGCCTCGGCATCTTCAACGGCCAGACCGCCAACCGCGCCGAGCAGAACGACGGCCAGCACGCGGTGCTGCGCGTGAGCTATCCGTTCCAGCTGCCCGGCGGCCAGTTCGTCGAGGCGGGCGTGCAGGGCTACAGCGGCCGCTTCGTGATCCCCAGCTCGCAGCGCACCGCGGGTCTGAACGCTCCGCGCGAGTTCGACGACCGGCGCGTCGCCGCGTCGCTCATCGTCTATCCGCAGCCGATCGGCTTCCAGGCGGAGTGGAACGTGGGGCGCGGGCCGAGCTTCTCGCGCGAGGGGACGCCGACCATCCGCGAGGAGCACCTGTCCGGCGGCTACGCGATGGTGATGATGCGCACCAAGCCGGGCAGCCACGTGCTGACCCCGTTCGCGCGCGGCCAGTACTACGACGGCGGCAAGAAGCTCGACACCGACGCGCGGCACCACCGCGTGCGCGAGCTCGAGGTCGGCGCCGAGTGGCTCCCCTTCTCCGCGTTCGAGCTGACGGCGAGCTACGTCGCGTCGGACCGGCGCACGAGCGACTTCGCCGCGCCGGACGCTCGCGAGCAGGGGCGCTTCCTCCGCCTCCAGGCGCAGTTCAACTACTGA